The Niastella koreensis GR20-10 genome includes a window with the following:
- a CDS encoding threonine aldolase family protein: protein MIVDLRSDTVTQPTPEMMDAMLRAHVGDDVFGEDATVNLLETMAAELFGMEAALYCPTGTMSNQIAIKVHTQPGDEVICDQTAHVYQYEGGGMAFNSGVQSRLLPGNRGRVTADQVAAAINPDDVHKAHTSLVCLENTSNRGGGSCYDLAEIQHIRTVCDTNNLSLHLDGARLFNAIVARNESPKQYGELFHSISVCLNKGLGCPIGSILIGSQAFIKKARRARKVFGGGMRQAGYMAACGVYALKNNIIRLQQDHENAREIASNLIKTTFTAGLLPVETNIIIFEIQPPFQAAQVAAALKEKNILAIAISPTQIRMVLHLGITPAMVQYVVDTVLNLQL, encoded by the coding sequence ATGATAGTAGATTTGAGATCGGATACAGTTACCCAGCCAACCCCGGAAATGATGGACGCTATGTTAAGAGCGCATGTTGGGGATGATGTTTTTGGTGAAGATGCTACGGTAAATTTGCTGGAAACCATGGCTGCCGAATTGTTTGGCATGGAGGCGGCGCTGTATTGCCCTACCGGCACCATGAGCAACCAGATTGCCATTAAAGTGCATACACAACCGGGTGATGAAGTGATCTGCGATCAAACGGCGCATGTGTATCAGTATGAGGGCGGCGGTATGGCATTTAATTCAGGCGTACAATCGCGATTGCTGCCCGGCAACCGGGGACGCGTCACCGCCGATCAGGTGGCTGCGGCAATTAACCCCGATGATGTTCATAAAGCGCACACCTCGCTGGTTTGCCTCGAAAATACCTCCAACCGCGGGGGCGGCAGTTGTTACGACCTGGCCGAGATCCAACATATCCGCACCGTTTGCGATACCAATAATCTTTCCCTGCACCTTGATGGCGCCCGTTTGTTCAATGCCATTGTGGCCCGCAACGAATCGCCCAAACAATATGGGGAATTGTTCCACAGCATTTCGGTTTGTTTAAACAAGGGACTGGGATGCCCAATCGGAAGTATCCTGATAGGCAGCCAGGCCTTCATTAAAAAGGCCAGACGGGCACGTAAGGTATTTGGCGGTGGTATGCGCCAGGCCGGTTATATGGCCGCCTGTGGCGTGTACGCCCTTAAAAACAACATCATCCGCCTGCAGCAGGACCATGAAAATGCCCGGGAAATTGCCTCGAACCTGATTAAAACAACTTTTACGGCCGGACTGTTACCTGTTGAAACCAATATCATCATCTTTGAAATACAACCACCTTTTCAGGCAGCCCAGGTAGCGGCCGCATTAAAGGAAAAGAATATCCTGGCCATTGCCATTTCACCCACACAAATCAGGATGGTGCTGCATTTGGGCATCACCCCTGCCATGGTGCAATATGTGGTGGACACGGTGCTTAATTTACAATTGTGA
- a CDS encoding DUF5684 domain-containing protein: MVSVVVSLVLIFSTLIVFIYIVHWRIFEKAGRPGWEAIIPVYNTFIMMKIIGKPWWWILLLCIPFVNIIFAIIAVNMLSKSFGKDEGFTVGLLLLGIVFYPLLAFGDAKYIGPYGDPAAFAAAQQPDFDFDSPKQKHS, from the coding sequence ATGGTAAGCGTAGTTGTTTCTTTGGTTCTCATTTTTTCAACTCTTATTGTTTTCATTTATATAGTTCACTGGCGGATCTTTGAAAAAGCCGGCCGGCCTGGCTGGGAAGCCATCATTCCTGTATATAATACTTTCATCATGATGAAAATTATAGGAAAGCCCTGGTGGTGGATCCTGCTGCTGTGCATTCCTTTTGTGAACATCATTTTTGCTATCATAGCAGTAAATATGTTATCTAAAAGTTTTGGTAAGGACGAGGGTTTTACAGTTGGCCTGCTTTTACTGGGGATTGTTTTCTATCCCCTGCTTGCATTTGGCGATGCGAAATACATAGGTCCATATGGCGATCCTGCTGCATTCGCTGCTGCCCAACAACCCGATTTTGACTTTGACAGCCCTAAACAAAAACATTCATAA